A window of Tautonia plasticadhaerens contains these coding sequences:
- a CDS encoding toxin-antitoxin system HicB family antitoxin, whose amino-acid sequence MPETVVHFQIRMPPSLHEQLASWAKEDKASLNALIVGLLEKAVEQHDKSGAKERSLSS is encoded by the coding sequence ATGCCAGAGACCGTCGTTCATTTCCAGATCCGGATGCCTCCATCACTCCACGAGCAACTGGCCAGCTGGGCCAAGGAAGACAAGGCGTCGCTCAACGCCCTGATCGTCGGGCTCCTGGAGAAGGCGGTCGAGCAGCACGACAAATCCGGCGCCAAGGAGCGGTCACTGTCGAGCTGA
- a CDS encoding GbsR/MarR family transcriptional regulator encodes MTQPPPPGRPGDEPEEPIEESPGPPAEAEIIRQFVEHWGMMARSWGINPTMGELFALLYITGSDWTADGLRHRLKVSRGNVSMNLRELIAWGVVHKVHRQGERREYFRAEVDVWTLFRRILTERKRRELDPTLAVLDRAVGRIAADPDLSGRYLDRIGSLRRFFALINALAARVDALPPSELEELAVLINPPDPTPGPPAAD; translated from the coding sequence ATGACGCAGCCACCCCCGCCAGGCCGGCCGGGCGACGAGCCGGAGGAGCCGATCGAGGAGTCCCCGGGTCCCCCCGCCGAGGCCGAGATCATCCGCCAGTTCGTCGAGCACTGGGGGATGATGGCGCGTTCCTGGGGCATCAACCCGACGATGGGGGAGTTGTTCGCGCTGCTCTACATCACCGGGTCGGACTGGACGGCCGACGGCCTGAGGCATCGACTGAAGGTCTCCCGGGGCAACGTGAGCATGAACCTCCGGGAGCTGATCGCCTGGGGGGTGGTGCACAAGGTCCACCGCCAGGGGGAACGCCGGGAGTACTTCCGGGCCGAGGTCGACGTCTGGACCCTCTTCCGTCGCATCCTCACCGAGCGGAAGCGTCGGGAGCTGGACCCGACGCTGGCGGTCCTGGACCGGGCGGTCGGCCGGATCGCCGCCGACCCGGATCTCTCGGGCCGGTACCTCGACCGGATCGGCTCGCTGCGACGGTTCTTCGCGCTGATCAACGCCCTGGCCGCCCGCGTCGACGCACTGCCCCCCTCGGAGCTGGAGGAGCTGGCCGTGCTGATCAACCCCCCCGATCCCACCCCGGGGCCTCCGGCCGCCGACTGA
- a CDS encoding citrate/2-methylcitrate synthase, protein MSSASEDTYFPGLEGVISNETAIADMQGTEGQGGLAFRGYAIEDLAGKVSYEEAAFLLLHGDLPSKAQLEEFGGRLSSARAIPDPLVTLLKAVPEGVHPMDTLRTAVSVLAHYDPEVNAPVQDHAANVRKAERLIAQMATAVAAAARVARGQEPIAPKAGLGHAANFLAMLNGADPTEAQAEAFDLSLTLYAEHELNASTFAARVTASTLSDIHSAIVSAVGTLKGSLHGGANEKSWEVLQQVGEPEKAERWIQDALARKERIMGFGHRVYKTGDPRAVILKRHCQRVAAEIGDDRWERIAEPIERAVTGQKNLPPNVDWPSARLYHYLGIEVPIYTPIFAMARVAGWAAHVIEQLDNNRLMRPRARYVGTPNRAVRPIADRG, encoded by the coding sequence ATGAGCAGCGCGTCGGAGGATACCTATTTCCCGGGCCTCGAGGGCGTGATCTCCAACGAGACGGCGATCGCCGACATGCAGGGGACCGAGGGCCAGGGCGGGCTCGCCTTCCGGGGTTATGCCATCGAGGACCTCGCCGGCAAGGTCTCCTACGAGGAGGCGGCCTTCCTGCTGCTGCACGGCGACCTGCCGTCGAAGGCCCAGCTCGAGGAGTTCGGCGGGAGGCTCTCGTCCGCCCGGGCGATCCCCGATCCCCTGGTGACGCTGCTCAAGGCCGTACCCGAGGGCGTCCACCCGATGGACACCCTGCGGACGGCCGTCAGCGTGCTGGCCCATTACGACCCGGAGGTCAACGCCCCGGTCCAGGACCACGCCGCCAACGTCCGCAAGGCCGAGCGGCTGATCGCGCAGATGGCCACCGCCGTGGCCGCCGCCGCCCGGGTCGCCCGGGGGCAGGAGCCGATCGCCCCGAAGGCGGGCCTCGGCCACGCGGCCAACTTCCTCGCCATGCTCAACGGCGCCGACCCGACCGAGGCCCAGGCCGAGGCGTTCGACCTGTCCCTGACGCTCTACGCCGAGCATGAGCTGAACGCCTCGACCTTCGCCGCCCGGGTGACCGCCTCGACGCTCTCGGACATCCACTCGGCGATCGTCTCGGCCGTGGGCACCCTGAAGGGGTCCCTGCACGGCGGGGCGAACGAGAAGTCGTGGGAGGTGTTGCAGCAGGTCGGCGAGCCGGAGAAGGCCGAGCGGTGGATCCAGGACGCCCTGGCCCGCAAGGAGCGGATCATGGGCTTCGGCCACCGGGTCTACAAGACCGGCGACCCCCGGGCCGTGATCCTCAAGCGGCACTGCCAGCGGGTGGCCGCCGAGATCGGCGACGACCGCTGGGAGCGGATCGCCGAGCCGATCGAGCGGGCCGTCACCGGGCAGAAGAATCTGCCGCCGAACGTCGACTGGCCCAGCGCCCGGCTCTACCACTACCTCGGCATCGAGGTGCCGATCTACACGCCGATCTTCGCCATGGCGAGGGTCGCCGGCTGGGCCGCCCACGTCATCGAGCAGCTCGACAACAACCGCCTGATGCGCCCCCGGGCCCGATACGTCGGCACCCCGAACCGGGCCGTCCGGCCGATCGCCGATCGGGGCTGA
- a CDS encoding ion transporter, with translation MSDPIEWQDSWLSRASELLGRDGDDAGRGALPRLLRLIHEGTRLRRRLDESDPDPLRPSHPEVDDLLERLQDEATARLSALDHAEPVDPKLVAITSRRLRSDQSYLGALLTRPGDDPVRKAALLDRFRRDLTWLSELVALVEGGVPTHPAVSARIELDRLKDAIQLDRSPGLGPRRVELSDRAEALRRSLLEARIGQILRRPIPDADPPELWARRFLLSRLQAEVEAQSPAGDGADSPRPPLAPALVERREALAASAADRLRDLPPEAASLGWDDLLAGARGESNEIVSLLEELEPRQAVLMLDHSREDMLRLGVDCEEAARRLADRGADRQAVGHLRRLSRRFRRMARTARNEWQEKQLSSRLEDRFGPKFPRAVDGLILVLILVLTAQIIVEVVLSNSGRLTPRLEAAFAWLDLAICSVFLADLGVKLSLVSGKLLYLRRHFLIDVLPSIPFGFLAFVLVAPSSAGTVGAIRMLRLPRLIRYIRLLRPAIRFARLFIFFFRFTDRLVRRYASVFNRNIILFEPKSDRDDETRNRHLLYLLRRHFERRAPEHFSRLDAEQRLALAELGLEDLGRRLAEIPSAEWSERVEDEVRDIPIEEVVERLIELTPEELVEQMGPAFVGSIDRYLQLFDVPVVRRLPAVRTVLEHRRKGPAEAGALAANYLGYAMQRALDVVYYFADLQATVSPPLFLDKLGRTIVNATRRPAFRLLTFGVAFAALYALVYLLVPASDASPTAPAGVEPRPIGLMHAFGLRLRSVLGWFADKLGLPVIVIGVVCFALMQVGSWFRRIANQAAEFCERVVEAQFASQTKSLKQLHRERDLRFLAERVTAPEIRLRTSDDLDGGGGATDPAGVLAVSTPLGRRRGDGEAAPDGDELGLRLDARIKAGESDFLHTLRLLYQDYLDGSPFHRNDTKASTQLLGNLALRNLSLSNLPYFLKGRKRLDRLDLSRAAASLFGGPYLWFDYITRMIVQETAKLLIDFNRHAVPLDRLACSPESVRARYRRWLSSRLGVPEGEIALPGPVGSFPDADRLSPARERAEAAEFFETVDFTAVDFLIADAERDEEIRARYGDAVVALLQNDREQNLRGAFRSLPLHRAPASQRTINVFHLYESFLAKGKLLVLPLRILWWAARGAVYVVARVSRVIREILHPTVAASPTEPEESYEAAVRKIHRMRKPAFMESLRLRAQFDVEYLGLPLPSVPISVGSDSLMEIDLDFIGASRHERVMADRFREGQRARIARFSRWLGEFGWDFDGIAAVLHQDLPHLVERRAEVLRALVTAWVADHDDVATLGTSIDAIRAVVSHGADPSGDPRRLPEGLPEAPGNGVPLWHAVRDVRRPIAELLDLPCVPRLDGEARARASRYLRKHRRALKGWTRILRGQGGADPVATLRARLAEVMLRTDLWSDQILTLRTVQTLTMLDLQHYTELVWTLGGFGRLDPSNPASELPFEDREEAEEALVGG, from the coding sequence TTGAGCGACCCGATCGAGTGGCAGGATTCCTGGCTGTCGAGGGCCTCCGAACTGCTGGGCCGCGACGGCGACGACGCGGGCCGCGGGGCGCTCCCCCGGCTGCTCCGCCTCATCCACGAGGGGACCAGGCTCCGCCGCAGGCTCGACGAGTCGGACCCCGACCCGCTCCGGCCGTCGCACCCCGAGGTCGACGACCTGCTCGAACGCCTCCAGGACGAGGCCACCGCGCGGCTCTCGGCCCTCGACCACGCCGAGCCGGTCGACCCGAAGCTCGTCGCGATCACCTCCCGACGCCTCCGGTCCGACCAGTCGTACCTCGGCGCCCTGCTGACCCGCCCCGGGGACGACCCGGTCCGCAAGGCCGCCCTGCTCGACCGGTTCCGGCGCGACCTGACCTGGCTCTCCGAGCTGGTCGCCCTGGTCGAGGGGGGCGTGCCGACGCACCCGGCCGTCTCGGCCCGGATCGAGCTGGACCGGCTCAAGGACGCCATCCAGCTCGACCGCTCCCCCGGCCTTGGCCCGAGGCGGGTCGAGCTGTCGGACCGGGCCGAGGCGCTCCGCCGGTCGCTGCTGGAGGCCCGGATCGGCCAGATCCTCCGCCGGCCGATCCCGGACGCCGATCCCCCCGAGTTGTGGGCCCGGCGCTTCCTCCTCTCCCGGCTCCAGGCCGAGGTCGAGGCCCAGTCCCCGGCGGGGGACGGGGCCGATTCCCCCCGCCCCCCCCTCGCCCCCGCCCTGGTCGAACGCCGGGAGGCGCTCGCGGCCTCGGCGGCCGATCGGCTCCGGGACCTCCCCCCCGAGGCGGCCTCCCTCGGTTGGGACGATCTGCTCGCGGGGGCCCGGGGGGAGTCCAACGAGATCGTCTCGCTGCTGGAGGAACTCGAGCCCCGCCAGGCCGTGTTGATGCTCGACCACTCCCGGGAGGACATGCTCCGGCTGGGCGTCGACTGCGAGGAGGCCGCCCGGCGCCTCGCCGACCGGGGGGCGGATCGCCAGGCGGTCGGCCACCTCCGCCGCCTCTCCCGCCGGTTCCGCCGCATGGCCAGGACCGCCCGCAACGAGTGGCAGGAGAAGCAGCTCTCCTCCCGCCTGGAGGATCGCTTCGGCCCGAAGTTCCCGAGGGCGGTCGACGGGCTGATCCTGGTGCTCATCCTGGTGCTGACGGCCCAGATCATCGTCGAGGTGGTGCTGTCCAATTCGGGCCGGCTCACGCCCCGGTTGGAGGCCGCCTTCGCCTGGCTCGACCTGGCGATCTGCTCGGTGTTCCTCGCCGACCTCGGCGTGAAGCTCTCGCTCGTCTCGGGCAAGCTGCTGTATCTACGCAGGCACTTCCTGATCGACGTGCTGCCGTCGATCCCCTTCGGCTTCCTCGCCTTCGTCCTGGTCGCGCCGTCCTCGGCGGGCACGGTCGGGGCGATCCGGATGCTGCGGCTCCCCCGGCTGATCCGCTACATCCGCCTGCTCCGCCCCGCGATCCGCTTCGCCCGGCTGTTCATCTTCTTCTTCCGGTTCACCGACCGGCTGGTGCGGCGGTACGCCTCGGTCTTCAACCGGAACATCATCCTCTTCGAGCCGAAGTCCGACCGGGACGACGAGACCCGCAACCGGCACCTGCTGTACCTGCTCCGCCGCCACTTCGAGCGCCGGGCCCCCGAGCACTTCTCCCGGCTCGACGCCGAGCAGCGGCTCGCGCTGGCCGAGCTGGGGCTGGAGGACCTGGGCCGCCGGCTGGCCGAGATCCCCTCGGCCGAGTGGTCCGAGCGGGTCGAGGACGAGGTGCGGGACATCCCCATCGAGGAGGTCGTCGAGCGACTCATCGAGCTGACCCCCGAGGAGCTCGTCGAGCAGATGGGCCCGGCCTTCGTGGGCTCGATCGACCGCTACCTGCAACTCTTCGACGTGCCGGTCGTCCGCCGCCTGCCGGCCGTCCGCACCGTGCTGGAGCACCGCCGCAAGGGGCCGGCCGAGGCCGGGGCGCTGGCGGCCAATTACCTCGGCTACGCCATGCAGCGGGCCCTGGACGTGGTCTACTATTTCGCCGACCTCCAGGCGACCGTCTCCCCGCCCCTGTTCCTGGACAAGCTCGGCCGGACGATCGTCAACGCGACCCGGCGCCCGGCGTTCCGCCTGCTGACCTTCGGCGTCGCCTTCGCCGCCCTCTACGCCCTGGTCTACCTCCTGGTGCCCGCCTCCGACGCGTCCCCGACCGCGCCGGCGGGCGTCGAGCCCCGCCCGATCGGCCTGATGCACGCCTTCGGCCTGAGGCTGCGGTCGGTCCTCGGCTGGTTCGCCGACAAGCTCGGCCTGCCGGTGATCGTCATCGGCGTCGTCTGCTTCGCGCTGATGCAGGTCGGCAGCTGGTTCCGGAGGATCGCCAACCAGGCGGCCGAGTTCTGCGAGCGGGTCGTCGAGGCCCAGTTCGCCTCCCAGACCAAGAGCCTCAAGCAGCTGCACCGCGAGCGCGACCTGCGGTTCCTGGCCGAGCGCGTCACCGCCCCCGAGATCCGCCTGAGGACCTCCGACGACCTCGACGGCGGGGGGGGGGCGACCGACCCGGCCGGCGTCCTCGCCGTCTCCACCCCCCTCGGGCGCCGCCGGGGGGACGGCGAGGCGGCCCCCGACGGCGACGAGCTCGGACTCCGCCTCGACGCCCGGATCAAGGCGGGCGAGTCCGACTTCCTGCACACCCTCCGGCTGCTCTACCAGGACTACCTCGACGGCTCCCCCTTCCACCGCAACGACACCAAGGCGTCGACCCAACTGCTGGGCAACCTCGCGCTGCGGAACCTCAGCCTGAGCAACCTGCCGTACTTCCTCAAGGGCCGCAAGCGGCTCGACCGGCTGGACCTGAGCCGGGCCGCCGCCAGCCTCTTCGGCGGCCCCTACCTGTGGTTCGACTACATCACCCGGATGATCGTCCAGGAGACGGCCAAGCTGCTGATCGACTTCAACCGCCACGCCGTGCCGCTCGACCGCCTGGCGTGCAGCCCGGAGTCGGTCCGGGCCCGGTACCGCCGCTGGCTCTCCTCCCGGCTCGGGGTGCCCGAGGGCGAGATCGCCCTGCCCGGGCCCGTCGGCAGCTTCCCCGACGCCGACCGCCTCTCCCCCGCCCGGGAGCGCGCCGAGGCCGCCGAATTCTTCGAGACGGTCGACTTCACCGCCGTCGACTTCCTGATCGCCGACGCCGAGCGGGACGAGGAGATCCGCGCCCGATACGGCGACGCCGTCGTCGCCCTGCTCCAGAACGACCGCGAGCAGAACCTCCGGGGCGCCTTCCGCAGCCTGCCCCTGCACCGGGCCCCGGCCTCCCAGCGGACGATCAACGTCTTCCACCTCTACGAGTCGTTCCTGGCCAAGGGGAAGCTGCTGGTGCTCCCGCTGCGGATCCTCTGGTGGGCGGCCCGGGGGGCCGTCTACGTCGTGGCCCGGGTCTCCCGGGTGATCCGCGAGATCCTGCACCCGACGGTCGCCGCCTCCCCGACCGAGCCGGAGGAGTCGTACGAGGCGGCCGTCCGGAAGATCCACCGGATGCGCAAGCCCGCCTTCATGGAATCGCTCCGCCTGAGGGCCCAGTTCGACGTGGAGTACCTCGGCCTCCCCCTGCCGAGCGTGCCGATCAGCGTCGGCAGCGACTCCCTCATGGAGATCGACCTCGACTTCATCGGCGCCTCCCGGCACGAGCGGGTGATGGCCGACCGCTTCCGCGAGGGTCAGCGCGCCCGGATCGCCCGGTTCTCCCGCTGGCTGGGCGAGTTCGGCTGGGACTTCGACGGCATCGCCGCGGTCCTCCACCAAGACCTGCCCCACCTGGTCGAACGCCGGGCCGAAGTGCTCCGGGCCCTCGTGACCGCCTGGGTCGCCGACCACGACGACGTGGCGACGCTCGGCACCTCGATCGACGCCATCCGGGCCGTCGTCTCCCACGGCGCCGACCCGTCGGGCGACCCGAGGCGGCTGCCCGAGGGGCTCCCCGAGGCCCCCGGCAACGGCGTCCCGCTCTGGCACGCGGTCCGGGACGTCCGCCGGCCGATCGCCGAGCTGCTGGACCTGCCCTGCGTCCCCCGGCTCGACGGCGAGGCCCGGGCGCGGGCCTCGCGATACCTCCGCAAGCACCGCCGGGCCCTCAAGGGCTGGACCCGCATCCTCCGGGGCCAGGGCGGCGCCGATCCGGTGGCGACGCTCCGCGCCCGGTTGGCCGAGGTCATGCTCCGGACCGACCTCTGGAGCGACCAGATCCTCACGCTCCGGACCGTCCAGACCCTCACCATGCTCGACCTGCAACACTACACCGAGCTGGTCTGGACCCTCGGCGGGTTCGGCCGGCTCGACCCCTCCAACCCCGCCTCCGAGCTCCCCTTCGAGGACCGGGAGGAGGCCGAGGAGGCGCTGGTCGGCGGCTGA
- a CDS encoding succinate CoA transferase, translating to MATAPDYPELTAEEAAERIPHGAMLAVGGFTPAGAPKAVPRALARRARALHEGGTPFQVRVISGASTGDACDDELGLAEAVSWRAPYLTSAPLRRLANSGKLDFVDMHLSHVSQVVLEGFLGPIDVAVVEATEVTPDGKVYLTTGIGNAPTFLQCADEVIIELNARHDPRLREMADILVLPPPPNRKPIPINDPLDKIGTPHALVDPRKVIGVVRSDEPDGGRGFTPPDEVSRRIAGHVSQFLLDEMAKGRIPSGFLPLQSGVGNVCNAVIAGLAESPDFPKFKVYTEVLQDAMLDLIAAGSVTGASTCSLTLSDEKLGWLYEHFDDFADKIVLRPQEISNNPGIARRLGVIATNTAIEVDIYGHANSTHFFGTQVMNGLGGSGDFERNAYLSIFMCPSVAKGGKVSTIVPMCSHVDHSEHSVQVIVTEQGLADLRGLAPVPRARRIIESCAHPAYRDYLMHYLESSPPGHIRHDLRRCFELHSNFIERGAMLPELDPSRFGSR from the coding sequence ATGGCGACCGCACCCGACTACCCCGAACTGACCGCCGAGGAGGCGGCCGAACGGATCCCCCACGGGGCGATGCTCGCCGTCGGCGGGTTCACGCCGGCCGGGGCCCCCAAGGCGGTGCCCCGGGCCCTGGCCCGACGCGCCCGGGCCCTGCACGAGGGCGGGACGCCGTTCCAGGTCCGGGTGATCAGCGGCGCCTCGACCGGGGACGCCTGCGACGACGAGCTGGGCCTCGCCGAGGCCGTGAGCTGGCGTGCCCCCTACCTCACCTCCGCCCCGCTCCGGAGGCTGGCGAACTCGGGGAAGCTCGACTTCGTCGACATGCACCTCTCGCACGTCTCCCAGGTGGTGCTGGAGGGGTTCCTCGGCCCGATCGACGTGGCGGTGGTCGAGGCGACGGAGGTGACGCCGGACGGCAAGGTCTACCTGACGACCGGCATCGGCAACGCGCCGACGTTCCTCCAGTGCGCGGACGAGGTCATCATCGAGCTGAACGCCCGGCACGACCCCCGGCTCCGGGAGATGGCCGACATCCTCGTCCTGCCGCCCCCCCCCAATCGCAAGCCGATCCCGATCAACGACCCGCTCGACAAGATCGGCACGCCGCACGCGCTGGTCGACCCGAGGAAGGTGATCGGCGTGGTCCGTTCCGACGAGCCCGACGGCGGCCGGGGCTTCACCCCCCCCGACGAGGTCAGCCGGAGGATCGCCGGGCACGTCTCGCAATTCCTGCTCGACGAGATGGCGAAGGGGCGCATCCCCAGCGGGTTCCTGCCGCTGCAGAGCGGCGTGGGGAACGTCTGCAACGCGGTAATCGCCGGGCTGGCCGAGAGCCCCGATTTCCCCAAGTTCAAGGTCTACACCGAGGTCCTCCAGGACGCGATGCTCGACCTGATCGCCGCCGGGAGCGTGACCGGGGCGAGCACCTGCTCGCTGACCCTCTCCGACGAGAAGCTGGGCTGGTTGTACGAGCACTTCGACGACTTCGCCGACAAGATCGTGCTCCGCCCGCAGGAGATCTCCAACAACCCGGGGATCGCCCGACGGCTGGGGGTGATCGCCACCAACACGGCGATCGAGGTCGACATCTACGGCCACGCCAACAGCACCCACTTCTTCGGCACCCAGGTCATGAACGGCCTGGGGGGCAGCGGCGACTTCGAGCGCAACGCCTATCTCTCCATCTTCATGTGCCCGTCGGTCGCCAAGGGGGGGAAGGTCTCGACGATCGTGCCGATGTGCTCGCACGTCGACCATAGCGAGCACTCGGTCCAGGTCATCGTCACCGAGCAGGGCCTGGCCGACCTCCGCGGCCTGGCCCCGGTGCCCCGGGCGAGGAGGATCATCGAGTCGTGTGCCCACCCGGCCTATCGGGACTACCTGATGCACTACCTCGAATCGAGCCCGCCGGGGCACATCCGCCACGACCTGAGGCGCTGCTTCGAGCTGCACTCGAACTTCATCGAGCGGGGCGCCATGCTGCCGGAGCTCGATCCCTCCCGGTTCGGCTCGCGTTGA
- a CDS encoding methylmalonyl-CoA mutase family protein, which translates to MIAKDLDIAADFPPVSYEQWRENAEAELKGAPFEKKLVGRTFEGIDIQPLYGAQHWRSAGDASGFPGLSPLTRGDRVLGNAAAGWDIRQEHLHPDPAEANRAILDDLEHGVSSIQLRLDAAACSGLDADDRDAVSLAGQDGVMAYSVGDLDRVLDGVRLDIAPVSIDCGGSFLPGAALLAALLEARGVEPSGVRCAFNADPIGALMRDGRLNVPLDEAMAELADLACWTADRYPEATSVEVGTGAYHHAGASSTQDLAFAVATGLEYLRAMTAAGLDVNAAARQIAFGVSLGTQFFRAIAKLRALRLMWSKVVLECGGDPDAGRTMRLRARTSRRVLTGVDPWVNLLRNTVCCFAGAVGGADSITTAPMDAALGLSDHFARHLARNTQIILQEESHLNRVIDPAGGSWFLETLTGQLAERSWEILRQVEERGGMIPAATGGWVGDQVEEVEAAREEAIATRKLVVTGVTEHPDVREERLVRERPDYARLRAEASTRLVSWRRDHKGGEAFRALAESAVDADRSPGSLTAAAIRAARGGATIGQMASALASASGGREPARVAPLAVHPYAAAFEELRAAADIQAQEVGRRPRVFLANLGIPAEFIARSTYAANFFQAGGFEEVNNDGFPDPRAAAEAFARSGAAIAVICSTDARYQEQAEPLARELKASGARTVVLAGNPGANEARYRAAGVDRFIFIRCDVLGTLRDLLREEGALR; encoded by the coding sequence ATGATTGCGAAGGATCTGGACATCGCCGCCGACTTCCCGCCCGTCTCATATGAGCAGTGGCGGGAGAACGCCGAGGCGGAACTCAAGGGGGCGCCGTTCGAGAAGAAGCTCGTCGGCCGGACCTTCGAGGGCATCGACATCCAGCCGCTCTACGGGGCGCAGCACTGGAGGTCGGCCGGGGACGCCTCGGGTTTCCCCGGCCTCTCCCCGCTGACCCGGGGGGACCGGGTGCTGGGCAACGCCGCCGCCGGCTGGGACATCCGCCAGGAGCACCTGCACCCCGACCCGGCCGAGGCCAACCGGGCGATCCTCGACGACCTGGAGCACGGCGTCTCCTCGATCCAGCTCCGACTGGATGCCGCCGCCTGCTCCGGCCTGGACGCCGACGACCGGGACGCCGTCAGCCTCGCCGGCCAGGACGGCGTGATGGCCTACTCGGTCGGTGACCTCGACCGGGTGCTCGACGGGGTCCGCCTGGACATCGCCCCCGTCTCCATCGACTGCGGCGGCTCGTTCCTGCCCGGCGCGGCCCTGCTGGCGGCCCTGCTGGAGGCGAGGGGCGTGGAGCCGTCGGGCGTCCGGTGCGCCTTCAACGCCGACCCGATCGGCGCCCTGATGCGGGATGGCCGGCTGAACGTCCCGCTGGACGAGGCGATGGCCGAGCTGGCCGACCTGGCCTGCTGGACCGCCGATCGGTACCCGGAGGCGACGTCGGTGGAGGTGGGGACCGGGGCGTATCACCACGCCGGGGCGTCGAGCACGCAGGACCTGGCCTTCGCGGTCGCCACGGGGCTGGAATACCTGAGGGCGATGACCGCCGCCGGGCTGGACGTGAACGCGGCCGCCCGGCAAATCGCCTTCGGCGTGAGCCTGGGCACGCAGTTCTTCCGGGCGATCGCCAAGCTCCGGGCCCTCCGGCTGATGTGGTCGAAGGTGGTGCTCGAATGCGGGGGGGACCCCGACGCCGGCCGGACGATGCGGCTGAGGGCCCGGACGAGCCGCCGGGTGCTGACCGGGGTCGACCCCTGGGTCAACCTGCTCCGCAACACGGTCTGCTGCTTCGCCGGCGCGGTGGGGGGGGCCGACTCGATCACGACCGCCCCGATGGACGCGGCCCTCGGCCTGAGCGACCACTTCGCGCGGCACCTGGCCCGGAACACGCAGATCATCCTCCAGGAGGAGTCGCATCTGAATCGGGTGATCGACCCGGCCGGCGGGTCCTGGTTCCTCGAGACGCTGACCGGGCAGCTCGCCGAGAGGTCCTGGGAGATCCTCCGCCAGGTGGAGGAGCGGGGCGGCATGATCCCCGCGGCCACCGGGGGGTGGGTCGGCGACCAGGTCGAGGAGGTCGAGGCCGCCCGGGAGGAGGCCATCGCCACGCGCAAGCTCGTGGTCACGGGGGTGACCGAGCATCCCGACGTCCGGGAGGAGCGGCTCGTCCGCGAGCGGCCGGATTACGCCCGGCTGCGGGCCGAGGCGTCGACCCGGCTCGTCTCCTGGAGGCGCGACCACAAGGGGGGGGAGGCATTCAGGGCGCTGGCCGAATCGGCCGTCGATGCCGACCGGTCTCCCGGCTCGCTGACGGCCGCCGCCATCCGGGCCGCGAGGGGGGGGGCGACGATCGGCCAGATGGCCTCGGCGCTGGCCTCGGCCTCGGGGGGGCGGGAGCCGGCCCGGGTCGCCCCGCTGGCCGTGCATCCGTATGCCGCGGCCTTCGAGGAGCTGCGGGCCGCCGCCGACATCCAGGCCCAGGAGGTTGGCCGCCGCCCGAGGGTCTTCCTGGCGAACCTGGGCATCCCGGCCGAGTTCATCGCCCGGTCGACCTACGCGGCGAACTTCTTCCAGGCGGGCGGGTTCGAGGAGGTCAACAACGACGGATTCCCCGACCCCCGGGCCGCCGCCGAGGCCTTCGCACGCAGCGGGGCGGCGATCGCGGTCATCTGCTCGACCGATGCGCGGTACCAGGAGCAGGCGGAGCCGCTGGCGAGGGAGCTCAAGGCGTCCGGCGCCCGGACGGTCGTGCTGGCCGGCAACCCGGGGGCCAACGAGGCGCGATACCGGGCGGCGGGGGTCGATCGATTCATCTTCATCCGATGCGACGTCCTGGGCACCCTCCGGGACCTGCTCCGCGAGGAAGGGGCGCTGCGATGA